From Companilactobacillus heilongjiangensis, one genomic window encodes:
- a CDS encoding BspA family leucine-rich repeat surface protein → MRFQQLKRSSNVILKKKLYKSGTSWVVKSTLGLMSGLALFGVSQSTVVKADSVNNMSPVSQSISKPDSMIQSQADTESGDSSVDSSGSEIKAEPDGQASLTDEKDTSGQSSSEDGSPIVGQSSTQPDDQDKTKAMIPTGPVDTGNGDIPNNQDVPSISNDDSQESNSSDDAAALDQEREKESDGSDMHTDNSLGVPWSINGDVLNIEGGTLNNITDDNMGNSSVPWSDSEKKAITKVSINGDIIAGEHFSGMFDGFSAMTEIDGLEKINTKNTIDMSFLFSDCSSLTSLNLNNLDVSNVEDFSNMFNGDDNLNTLDISNWKWSDGVDFFGMFAGDQRLETLSLPLNYINSTNVQDKSKLNFNSMFSDTFSDSPKFASLDISNLDMYGTQRISNFLRGNRNMNEITLSGRNVLYIVGNDGTHVVNDLGVDGPAIGNTKPVAWQAISSNDDNVPVGTIKTSKQLVKMYSGNLDKNSLVTWKWVYEVAPIKFQVEYVAEDDPTKLFSPGITYQEDPYREYDMIPPLSSYTLPEGVSFDGYYTGYQPEIIPTPADANGIIKIKVPKNLITFEVIEKNTDGVIVGGKPHDILVGVGSRYKETNLDDELKKISNDRKIITSDDKIVPCSNILYKPFGEDSISEDISDSLINGMSVGDSNSLLFYGRAFITELANELLPQQPEYIDFMSGYKYVTTLIYKPEPSDAPVINNNGGGSSSNSSNSSEANRTVEGIEGTLGTYNDRPEVQLYDDEGSQLTDRKLVLGSDWFTDETMTLNNDKYYRVATNQWAKADDVYIYYNHDSNVLVNTGSVAGLVTADGKNVTDRALQANSGWYTDRYIYINNSKYYRVATNEFVSADKVQEY, encoded by the coding sequence TTGAGATTTCAACAATTAAAAAGAAGTTCAAACGTAATATTAAAAAAGAAATTATATAAAAGTGGTACTAGTTGGGTAGTTAAATCCACTTTAGGTCTGATGAGTGGACTAGCTTTATTTGGCGTATCTCAGTCAACAGTTGTTAAAGCTGACAGTGTTAATAATATGTCACCGGTTAGTCAATCTATTTCAAAGCCCGATTCAATGATCCAATCCCAAGCTGATACTGAATCGGGAGATAGCTCTGTTGATTCTTCGGGTTCAGAAATTAAAGCAGAACCTGATGGACAAGCAAGTTTAACAGATGAAAAGGACACTAGTGGTCAATCTAGTTCTGAAGACGGATCTCCAATAGTTGGTCAATCTAGTACACAACCTGATGATCAAGATAAAACTAAAGCTATGATTCCAACAGGACCAGTTGATACAGGTAATGGAGATATCCCAAATAATCAGGATGTACCTAGTATCAGCAATGATGACTCACAGGAAAGCAATAGCTCAGATGATGCAGCGGCATTAGACCAAGAAAGGGAAAAAGAGTCTGATGGTAGTGATATGCATACAGACAATAGTCTTGGGGTTCCTTGGAGTATCAACGGTGATGTTTTGAATATTGAAGGCGGTACATTAAACAATATAACTGACGATAATATGGGTAATTCAAGTGTACCTTGGTCTGACTCAGAGAAAAAAGCAATCACCAAAGTTTCAATTAATGGAGATATTATTGCCGGAGAACATTTTTCTGGGATGTTTGATGGATTTAGTGCTATGACAGAAATCGATGGTCTAGAAAAAATAAATACTAAAAATACAATTGATATGAGTTTCTTATTTTCTGATTGTTCAAGTTTAACGAGTTTGAATTTAAACAATTTGGATGTTTCTAACGTGGAAGATTTCTCTAATATGTTTAATGGAGACGATAATTTAAATACTTTAGATATTTCGAATTGGAAATGGTCAGACGGAGTTGATTTCTTTGGGATGTTTGCAGGAGATCAGCGGTTGGAAACATTGAGCTTGCCGCTTAATTATATTAATTCAACAAATGTTCAGGATAAATCAAAGCTGAATTTTAATTCTATGTTCTCCGATACATTTTCTGATAGTCCTAAATTTGCATCATTGGATATATCTAATCTCGATATGTACGGTACCCAGAGGATATCAAACTTTTTAAGGGGTAACCGGAATATGAATGAAATTACGTTATCGGGTAGAAATGTTTTATATATTGTGGGAAATGATGGAACCCATGTAGTAAATGATTTAGGAGTCGATGGACCTGCTATTGGAAATACAAAACCGGTAGCATGGCAAGCCATTAGTTCTAATGACGATAATGTTCCGGTCGGTACAATAAAAACATCGAAGCAATTAGTAAAAATGTATTCTGGAAATCTTGATAAGAACAGTTTGGTTACTTGGAAATGGGTTTATGAAGTTGCACCCATAAAGTTTCAAGTAGAATATGTTGCAGAGGATGATCCTACAAAATTATTTTCTCCAGGAATTACATACCAGGAAGATCCATATAGAGAGTACGATATGATTCCGCCTTTAAGCAGTTATACTTTACCAGAAGGTGTTTCATTTGATGGTTACTATACGGGTTATCAACCGGAAATTATCCCAACCCCAGCTGATGCAAATGGAATTATCAAAATTAAAGTTCCAAAAAATCTAATAACGTTTGAGGTTATTGAGAAGAATACGGATGGTGTGATTGTAGGTGGAAAGCCACATGATATTTTGGTTGGAGTAGGATCAAGGTATAAGGAAACAAATCTTGATGATGAATTAAAAAAAATATCGAATGATAGAAAAATAATTACTTCTGATGACAAAATAGTCCCTTGTAGCAATATATTATATAAACCTTTTGGAGAAGATTCAATATCCGAAGATATTAGTGACTCATTGATAAATGGAATGTCCGTTGGGGATTCAAATTCCTTGCTATTCTACGGTCGGGCATTTATTACTGAGTTAGCTAATGAATTGCTTCCTCAGCAGCCGGAATATATCGATTTTATGTCAGGATACAAGTATGTTACTACACTGATATATAAACCGGAACCCAGTGATGCACCAGTAATCAACAATAATGGTGGTGGTTCATCCTCAAATTCAAGCAACAGTTCAGAAGCAAATCGTACAGTCGAAGGTATCGAAGGAACCTTAGGCACATACAATGACAGACCAGAAGTTCAACTATACGATGATGAAGGCAGTCAATTAACAGATAGAAAACTTGTTCTAGGTAGTGATTGGTTCACTGATGAAACAATGACTTTGAACAATGATAAATATTATCGTGTGGCTACGAACCAATGGGCAAAAGCTGACGATGTTTATATTTATTACAATCATGATTCCAATGTACTTGTAAATACCGGTTCAGTTGCTGGTTTGGTGACAGCGGACGGCAAGAATGTAACTGATCGTGCATTGCAAGCAAATAGCGGCTGGTATACAGATAGATATATTTACATAAATAATTCTAAATATTATCGTGTCGCAACCAATGAATTTGTTAGTGCTGATAAAGTTCAAGAATACTAA
- a CDS encoding BspA family leucine-rich repeat surface protein, translating into MRFQQLKRYSNAILKKKMYKSGRNWIVKSTLSLASGLALFGVSQLTTVQADTTDLTPVSQATSESVEQPQNDDKDVNADPATQPEQTKEDASGQNADVPQEKGIPDKGDVTSDIETKEPVIEEGEPDNSSNKPENNMAQPVEHSETDDVSSNEAPADSTDWGIDYNLSEDGTTLTINGGTLKDTTYIQGENSEPSDIKNPWITSGIDKSQVTTIRITKKVIAGKSASGLFADFSNVNQFTGLDNLDTSNTVDMSYLFRNSGNIGEQDLNNWDVSNVENFSEMFLINSNLKRLDISNWNWIMGSNFKEMFDGAMNLESLILPKSINSTSVSDKSKLMFRKMFSRNYVLTSLDISNIDMAGVNPENINELLYDEKNLQELTLAPQTNLARSIMNNPSIYYDSQDNDLNSSSVPIAVAWIATKSDDAKIKVGDVKATDMLRNMYNGSLDVHSKITWKWDYELPMKFKARYVAEDDHSKVFYTDEEYTTQPPYTYFKTHFDASKVPSNISLDDYYTGYDGRFFLTKDDEGVALIPIPKKQVTIQVIETNTAGTENKSHTFYIPIGKTGNTGIDYSKELKDFPEDREMIMYSEGATSSISEYSSLEQVQYGPELGGSIPIDDGMLKEVSKLNDNVPISEVKSNIRMFVRTYVEALGSVDESLSGMKYIFHILYEPEENNNNTSSGSHSSSSSNEVKPENNEPESINGTLGTYNDSPEVKLYDDSGTELTDRKLAPSSDWFTDETRTLNGDKYYRLATNQWAKADDVYIYHGHAANVLVNSDSIASLVTAGGKPVTDRALQANSGWYTDRYIYINNSKYYRVATNEFVSADKVQEY; encoded by the coding sequence TTGAGATTTCAGCAATTAAAAAGATATTCAAACGCTATATTAAAGAAAAAAATGTATAAAAGTGGTAGGAATTGGATAGTAAAGTCGACTTTGAGTTTGGCAAGTGGACTAGCTTTATTTGGCGTGTCTCAATTAACTACTGTTCAAGCTGATACAACTGATTTGACACCAGTTAGCCAAGCTACTTCGGAATCAGTTGAACAGCCGCAGAATGATGACAAAGATGTGAATGCTGATCCAGCTACTCAACCTGAACAAACTAAAGAAGATGCTAGTGGTCAGAATGCTGATGTACCACAAGAAAAGGGGATTCCAGATAAGGGTGACGTGACCTCTGATATTGAGACAAAGGAACCAGTTATAGAAGAAGGGGAACCAGATAATTCATCAAATAAGCCAGAAAATAATATGGCCCAACCTGTAGAACACTCAGAAACTGATGATGTTTCCAGTAATGAAGCCCCAGCTGATTCCACTGACTGGGGAATTGATTATAACCTCAGTGAAGATGGAACTACTTTGACAATCAATGGTGGGACATTGAAAGATACTACGTATATTCAGGGGGAAAATTCAGAACCTAGTGATATTAAGAATCCATGGATTACGAGTGGCATTGATAAGAGCCAAGTTACAACGATTCGAATTACAAAAAAAGTTATCGCTGGGAAGAGTGCTTCAGGTTTGTTTGCTGACTTTAGTAATGTTAACCAATTTACAGGATTGGATAATCTGGATACATCCAACACAGTGGATATGAGTTACTTATTTAGAAATTCTGGAAATATTGGCGAACAGGATTTAAATAATTGGGATGTATCCAATGTCGAAAACTTTTCAGAAATGTTTCTTATTAACAGCAACCTGAAGAGATTGGATATTTCTAATTGGAATTGGATTATGGGAAGTAATTTTAAAGAAATGTTTGACGGTGCAATGAATCTGGAGAGTTTGATATTACCCAAAAGTATTAATTCTACAAGTGTTTCTGATAAATCTAAACTCATGTTTAGAAAGATGTTCAGTAGAAATTACGTATTGACGTCATTGGATATATCAAATATCGATATGGCAGGAGTTAATCCAGAAAATATCAATGAGCTACTTTATGATGAGAAGAATTTACAAGAACTAACTTTAGCGCCTCAAACCAATCTGGCACGCTCTATTATGAATAATCCTTCTATATATTATGATTCCCAAGATAATGATTTAAACTCAAGTTCTGTACCAATAGCTGTTGCATGGATTGCAACTAAATCTGATGATGCAAAAATTAAGGTGGGGGATGTAAAAGCTACTGACATGTTACGAAATATGTATAATGGATCGTTGGACGTTCATAGTAAGATAACATGGAAATGGGATTATGAATTACCTATGAAATTTAAGGCAAGATATGTTGCCGAAGATGATCATTCAAAAGTTTTCTATACGGATGAAGAATATACAACTCAGCCACCATATACTTATTTTAAAACGCATTTTGATGCATCAAAAGTACCAAGTAATATTTCATTGGATGATTATTACACTGGATACGATGGCAGGTTTTTCCTGACTAAGGATGACGAAGGTGTGGCATTGATTCCAATACCTAAAAAGCAGGTTACTATACAGGTAATTGAAACAAATACGGCAGGTACGGAAAATAAGTCCCATACATTCTATATTCCGATTGGAAAAACTGGTAATACGGGGATAGATTACTCGAAAGAACTTAAGGACTTTCCTGAAGACAGAGAAATGATTATGTATTCCGAAGGTGCTACCTCCTCTATTAGTGAGTATAGTTCGCTTGAACAAGTACAATATGGTCCAGAATTAGGTGGATCAATACCGATTGATGACGGTATGCTTAAGGAAGTGTCCAAATTAAATGACAATGTTCCGATAAGTGAAGTGAAATCCAATATTAGAATGTTCGTGAGAACTTATGTTGAGGCGCTTGGGTCGGTAGATGAAAGTCTTTCTGGAATGAAGTATATTTTTCACATATTATATGAACCTGAAGAAAATAATAATAATACCAGCTCTGGTTCCCACTCCAGTTCCAGTTCGAATGAAGTTAAACCTGAGAACAATGAACCAGAAAGTATCAATGGAACTTTAGGCACCTATAATGATTCTCCAGAAGTCAAATTATACGATGATTCTGGTACGGAATTAACTGATAGAAAGTTGGCTCCAAGCAGTGATTGGTTCACTGATGAAACTAGGACTTTAAATGGTGATAAATACTATCGTTTAGCTACAAATCAATGGGCTAAAGCTGATGATGTTTATATTTACCATGGTCATGCTGCTAATGTATTGGTAAATTCAGATTCGATTGCTAGTTTGGTTACAGCAGGTGGTAAGCCGGTAACTGATCGTGCATTGCAAGCAAATAGCGGCTGGTATACAGATAGATATATTTACATAAATAATTCTAAATATTATCGTGTCGCAACCAATGAATTTGTTAGTGCTGATAAAGTTCAAGAATACTAA
- a CDS encoding BspA family leucine-rich repeat surface protein — protein MRFQQVKRSTNNILRKESIKNWIVKSALGLVGGLALFGVSQSTVTQATTDTTEQPSSSEITPKTVTKENEPTGEISGNWGVDWKFSGDTLQISGGNLDNTHYYGYDDPRNTTQWGDLNLLDVKKIEITGNITAGEDISGLFKEFVNVEEIDGLDKLDTSNVTDMSYAFADCNNLKTIDVSKLQTDKVTDFSNMFLQNHELTGIDLSSWKWPAGTNFKSMFEFCEKLETIDLPTGLSSGKSDSDFSNMFHYDKAVKSLNLSGLDMSKTDKVDNLLNSAESVSTLILSSMNNLTKAGLDPKYSVIDDENQGVAGWKKNGDSSVNASNDDLMDMYVGDDKKDSEVATWTWNELPYMNFTVRYVDEDDGSLITTREITSGDKVLPFSEFKPAALGTIGSTDSGHAIQFKPESIILTKDIDGKSINVKIPKAVIKFVVYENGKRVPRDIIMSNNDIVDGKVNFKGQLDVLKNKKLILVDPDTPPDTFDKSKSYFVFLGNPMNITEDLLTNLKLTDYSSYSDIIQGLANSLVDEVEGTIPTFYEGMKVDFYAFYEPDKNTNSGGSSSTTTVDREIKGIEERIGTHKNNSDVQLYYDNGDIVKDRKLAPSSDWYTDNLMTLKGVKYYRVATDLWAKADDVYIYYPKAANVLVNKDSIARLVTSQGKDVTDRALQGGSGWYTDRYTYINGEKYYRVATNEFVSVDKVQEY, from the coding sequence TTGAGATTTCAACAAGTAAAAAGGTCAACGAATAATATTTTAAGAAAGGAAAGTATTAAGAATTGGATAGTTAAGTCTGCTTTGGGGTTAGTGGGCGGATTAGCTTTATTTGGTGTTTCTCAATCAACCGTCACTCAAGCCACTACAGATACTACTGAACAACCGAGTAGTTCTGAAATAACTCCAAAAACAGTAACAAAGGAAAATGAACCTACTGGTGAAATTTCAGGTAATTGGGGTGTCGATTGGAAATTCTCTGGTGACACACTCCAAATTTCAGGCGGAAATTTAGATAATACTCACTATTATGGTTATGACGACCCTCGTAATACAACACAGTGGGGTGATCTGAATTTACTGGATGTCAAAAAGATTGAAATTACCGGCAATATAACTGCTGGAGAGGATATTTCTGGATTATTTAAAGAGTTTGTTAACGTTGAGGAGATTGATGGATTGGATAAGCTTGATACATCGAACGTAACAGACATGAGTTATGCATTTGCCGATTGTAATAATTTGAAAACTATTGATGTAAGTAAGCTTCAAACGGACAAGGTAACTGATTTCTCCAACATGTTTTTACAAAATCATGAGTTGACAGGAATCGATTTATCTAGCTGGAAATGGCCAGCCGGAACAAATTTTAAGAGTATGTTTGAATTTTGTGAGAAGCTAGAAACTATAGATTTACCAACTGGATTAAGTTCGGGTAAGTCTGATAGCGATTTTTCAAATATGTTCCACTATGATAAAGCGGTGAAATCACTTAATTTATCAGGATTAGATATGTCTAAAACAGATAAAGTTGATAATTTACTTAATTCGGCGGAATCCGTTTCAACTTTGATATTGTCGTCCATGAATAATTTGACAAAAGCTGGACTGGATCCTAAATATTCAGTTATTGATGATGAAAATCAAGGGGTCGCTGGATGGAAGAAGAATGGTGATTCCAGTGTGAATGCTAGTAACGATGATTTGATGGATATGTATGTTGGAGATGATAAAAAGGATAGTGAAGTGGCAACATGGACCTGGAATGAATTGCCATATATGAATTTCACCGTTCGATATGTTGATGAAGATGATGGTTCTCTTATTACAACAAGAGAGATAACTAGTGGTGATAAAGTTTTACCTTTTTCAGAATTTAAACCAGCAGCTTTAGGAACAATTGGATCGACAGATAGTGGTCATGCGATACAATTTAAGCCAGAGTCGATCATTTTAACTAAGGATATAGATGGAAAATCTATTAACGTTAAAATTCCGAAAGCAGTAATTAAATTTGTTGTATATGAAAATGGTAAGCGTGTCCCAAGGGATATCATTATGTCAAATAATGATATTGTTGATGGAAAAGTTAATTTTAAAGGTCAGTTAGATGTATTAAAGAATAAAAAGTTGATTCTTGTTGATCCTGATACTCCACCCGATACTTTTGATAAAAGTAAAAGTTATTTTGTTTTTTTGGGTAATCCAATGAATATTACTGAAGATCTTTTAACAAATCTGAAATTAACCGATTACAGTAGCTATAGTGATATAATTCAAGGACTTGCTAATAGTCTTGTAGATGAGGTAGAGGGAACTATACCTACCTTCTATGAAGGAATGAAAGTGGATTTTTACGCCTTCTATGAACCTGATAAAAATACCAATTCCGGTGGCAGTTCTTCTACAACAACTGTAGACCGGGAAATCAAAGGTATTGAAGAAAGAATTGGAACCCACAAGAATAACTCAGATGTCCAACTTTACTATGACAATGGCGATATTGTCAAAGACCGCAAATTAGCACCTAGCAGCGATTGGTACACTGATAATTTGATGACACTAAAGGGTGTTAAGTATTATCGTGTCGCAACTGACTTGTGGGCTAAAGCTGACGATGTCTATATTTACTATCCAAAAGCAGCTAACGTCCTTGTGAATAAAGACTCAATTGCTAGACTAGTTACATCGCAAGGTAAGGATGTTACTGATCGTGCATTGCAAGGAGGCAGTGGCTGGTATACTGATAGATACACTTATATCAACGGTGAAAAATATTATCGAGTTGCTACCAACGAATTTGTTAGTGTCGATAAAGTTCAAGAATATTAA
- a CDS encoding DUF916 domain-containing protein: MKKKFIVFFSALLLLITTLLPFATTVKAAPDKSYAIQAILPDNQVNKDESYFDLKVTPNKEQTLKVLIANTGSKPITVTAEVNNAYTADSGVIGYDKYNTKLYKSKLPSLTSLVEGKRKKVVTLANGENKTVEFKVKSPSSEYAGIILGGVTTTASVSPTKSKNINIKNQVRYVKGVVLRSKDDGVMPDMHLTSAAPKAVAGSTGIAYKLDNTAPINVNKVSLKAEITNGSKVTNYSADNLQFAPNSQFDYFIPIKKLDAGTYKAHISLKNESGFAKEFNYTITVKQRQVENVNDAARPKPQSHNKQWIGIIIGIIVLLGVVVWMYLYYSQRNKGDGPKGGRGKMNLRLPKKPDNPNKTSRSGNDGESRSSRHKK, translated from the coding sequence ATGAAGAAAAAATTTATTGTATTTTTTTCAGCGTTATTACTATTGATCACAACACTTTTGCCATTCGCAACCACGGTAAAAGCTGCACCTGACAAATCCTATGCTATTCAAGCAATTTTGCCAGATAATCAAGTTAACAAAGACGAATCTTATTTTGACTTGAAAGTTACGCCTAATAAAGAGCAAACGCTCAAGGTTTTGATTGCTAACACTGGTAGTAAGCCCATTACGGTCACTGCCGAGGTCAACAACGCCTATACTGCCGACTCTGGTGTAATTGGTTACGATAAGTACAACACGAAGCTGTACAAGTCTAAATTGCCATCTCTGACATCTCTCGTTGAAGGTAAGCGTAAAAAAGTTGTCACTTTGGCAAATGGTGAAAATAAGACGGTTGAGTTTAAAGTTAAATCACCTAGTTCTGAATATGCCGGTATTATCTTAGGTGGTGTTACAACGACTGCATCAGTCAGCCCAACTAAGTCTAAGAATATCAATATTAAGAATCAGGTTCGTTATGTTAAAGGCGTCGTACTCCGTTCTAAAGATGATGGAGTTATGCCAGACATGCATTTAACTTCAGCTGCTCCTAAGGCAGTTGCGGGTTCAACTGGTATTGCTTACAAGTTAGACAATACAGCACCGATAAACGTCAATAAGGTGTCCTTGAAGGCCGAAATAACCAATGGTAGTAAAGTTACCAACTACTCCGCAGATAACCTTCAGTTCGCTCCTAATTCGCAATTCGACTACTTCATTCCGATTAAGAAATTAGATGCTGGAACATATAAAGCACATATTTCGTTGAAGAATGAGAGTGGCTTTGCCAAAGAATTTAACTATACGATTACGGTCAAGCAACGCCAAGTCGAAAACGTTAATGATGCGGCCAGACCTAAACCACAGTCGCATAATAAGCAGTGGATCGGTATTATTATCGGAATCATTGTGTTGCTCGGGGTCGTCGTGTGGATGTATCTCTATTATTCACAACGTAATAAAGGCGATGGACCTAAGGGTGGCCGTGGTAAGATGAATTTGAGATTGCCAAAGAAACCCGATAATCCTAATAAAACTAGCCGTTCTGGCAATGATGGTGAAAGTAGATCTTCACGTCATAAAAAATAA
- a CDS encoding WxL protein peptidoglycan domain-containing protein, translated as MNKKIVYVISMLVFAFIGFIMIPQTAKADIDGVTVTPLIGDSDITDRFQIIGKPNATRTLRISIANFGIRNVRLKIVPTNATTSMDGKIVYTDNVKSGQYGLKYAFADMTKSQTVLVKTNKTKDVSFKVKLPEGEVDNLILGGFNIYDISKSVGGNADIPVWITGSNKAVGGIVTLHNLGLDVIQKQPHIIVNLQNKEPGLMKNVIVHMTVKRKSWLDRFNLGDKTMTADLTYPKVAPNSKIPVDFDQNTTPIKAGTYVVKGAARSGKATWTFHKTYTITQDQANNINKRCKGLIYNKTTTYILIVCVLVSIIFLIFWAIWYSGRS; from the coding sequence ATGAATAAGAAAATTGTATATGTAATATCAATGTTGGTCTTCGCATTTATTGGTTTTATAATGATTCCTCAAACTGCCAAGGCTGACATTGATGGAGTTACAGTTACACCACTTATAGGTGATTCAGATATAACAGATCGATTTCAAATAATAGGGAAACCGAATGCTACCAGAACATTGAGAATCTCTATCGCTAATTTTGGTATTAGAAATGTTCGTTTGAAGATTGTTCCCACCAACGCAACGACATCAATGGATGGAAAGATTGTATATACCGATAATGTTAAGTCTGGACAATATGGATTAAAATATGCTTTTGCTGATATGACTAAATCTCAAACTGTTTTAGTGAAAACCAATAAAACAAAAGATGTCTCTTTTAAAGTGAAATTGCCTGAAGGTGAGGTTGATAATCTTATTTTGGGTGGTTTTAATATTTACGATATTAGTAAGAGTGTTGGTGGTAACGCGGATATACCGGTATGGATTACTGGTTCCAATAAGGCTGTTGGAGGGATCGTAACGCTTCATAATTTAGGTCTGGATGTTATTCAGAAACAACCACATATAATTGTTAATCTTCAAAATAAAGAACCTGGTTTGATGAAAAACGTAATAGTCCACATGACTGTAAAACGTAAGAGCTGGTTAGATAGGTTTAACTTAGGTGACAAAACTATGACTGCCGACCTAACTTATCCCAAAGTAGCTCCCAATTCTAAAATTCCAGTAGACTTTGATCAAAATACCACCCCAATCAAGGCCGGAACCTATGTAGTAAAAGGTGCGGCTCGCAGTGGTAAAGCAACTTGGACTTTCCACAAGACTTACACGATTACGCAAGACCAAGCTAACAACATCAACAAGCGTTGTAAGGGTCTGATTTACAACAAGACCACAACGTACATTCTGATTGTCTGTGTCCTAGTATCGATTATTTTCCTTATTTTCTGGGCCATTTGGTATTCAGGTAGGAGTTAA
- a CDS encoding DUF3324 domain-containing protein — protein sequence MKWKRNKLILFFMLLFATISGAMTGAIDVKAVSGEYLLKPMGGSDTVNIGSGSYMVTGTPGQEATLQLMVLNKASNTRKFMYMVNTAYTNDAGQLEYDKSKVTDPSLKIQTANTASPRKQEFTVPGKTNATIAFKITIPKKAFKGTIMGGVTVYPYKEKAKGTVSSNGTLIKNKFSYSIPIQIHQKDADSDEAKYSITAVRPGTVSASDGLKPGVQANVHNSSNSYTGVLSSKAVVTKKGDKSFKITNTSSTQEIAPTSNYNYQISWGKKRLQAGDYHLKMVYKAPGGLKSWTLNKDFTITNNDAAKYNKLAGIKPNYLWLYILLAILALAIILGLGVYLGKRNNNKNNGNNGNNMNNNGGNTTRRRRR from the coding sequence ATGAAGTGGAAACGAAATAAATTAATATTATTTTTTATGCTCTTATTTGCGACAATCTCTGGTGCAATGACAGGGGCAATTGATGTTAAAGCTGTTTCAGGTGAGTATCTTTTGAAACCAATGGGCGGATCAGATACTGTTAACATAGGGTCTGGAAGCTATATGGTAACCGGAACTCCTGGTCAAGAAGCAACTTTGCAACTTATGGTTCTTAATAAGGCAAGTAATACCAGAAAGTTTATGTATATGGTAAATACTGCTTATACAAATGATGCTGGTCAGTTAGAGTATGATAAGTCCAAAGTTACTGATCCGTCATTGAAGATTCAAACTGCCAATACTGCTTCGCCTAGAAAACAAGAATTTACTGTTCCGGGTAAAACCAATGCGACAATTGCTTTCAAGATTACTATTCCAAAGAAAGCCTTTAAAGGAACAATAATGGGTGGGGTTACCGTCTATCCATATAAGGAAAAGGCAAAAGGAACCGTTAGTTCAAATGGTACTTTGATTAAAAATAAATTTAGTTATTCAATCCCTATTCAAATACATCAAAAGGATGCAGATAGTGATGAGGCTAAGTATTCTATCACTGCTGTAAGACCAGGAACCGTTTCAGCATCAGATGGTTTAAAACCTGGTGTACAAGCCAATGTTCATAATTCTTCAAACTCATATACAGGTGTTTTAAGTTCAAAGGCTGTTGTGACAAAGAAAGGTGATAAGAGTTTTAAAATTACTAATACATCGTCTACTCAAGAGATAGCTCCTACAAGCAACTACAATTATCAAATTTCTTGGGGTAAGAAACGTTTACAGGCCGGTGATTATCACTTGAAGATGGTTTATAAAGCTCCGGGTGGTCTAAAATCATGGACTTTAAATAAAGACTTTACAATTACAAATAATGATGCTGCTAAGTACAATAAATTAGCCGGTATCAAACCAAATTATCTATGGCTATATATTTTATTAGCAATTCTTGCATTAGCTATTATCTTAGGATTGGGCGTCTACTTAGGTAAGAGAAACAACAATAAGAATAATGGTAACAATGGAAACAATATGAATAATAACGGTGGTAATACAACTAGAAGACGTCGTCGTTAA